Genomic window (Dehalococcoidales bacterium):
TATACTCAGTACTAATGAACAGGTGTGATATTTGCGGTGTCGAGTTCAAAACCGCCCAGGGACTGGCCGGCCACAAACGCTTTCGCCACGGCCCTGCCGGACTGGCCAGCGAGCTTGAAACGACCCTTGTCAGCAGGCAGATTCACCGCAAGGTGTTCAGCCGCCTCAGTGATAGGCTGGCCGACAGGCTGGCGGATGCAATCATGGAAAGCCACGGTGAGGAGATGCTGGAGGTCTACCTGCTGGAACTCTCCCGTCAGGGAGTTGACCT
Coding sequences:
- a CDS encoding C2H2-type zinc finger protein: MNRCDICGVEFKTAQGLAGHKRFRHGPAGLASELETTLVSRQIHRKVFSRLSDRLADRLADAIMESHGEEMLEVYLLELSRQGVDL